One Solanum lycopersicum chromosome 2, SLM_r2.1 genomic region harbors:
- the LOC101260091 gene encoding probable pectinesterase/pectinesterase inhibitor 46, whose translation MASLNPWGKLDELDNERHMARLKTRKRIIIIAISSIVLVSIIVGAVVGSVSHNKNKSSQQNDDVSSMTSTISAVCNLTLYPDSCISSLSPFAAKGNALKPQDIYKMSVLVALNELSGASDNFLKSDAFKNINDPAAAKAIQSCHELLSLAFDHLNDTLSVAETSLLDAFDDLKTWLSSAGTYQQTCIDSFENVTSNSAIRKAAGQSLNNSTRYTSNSLALISSLENSITSLAAIGKRRRLMGCGDDDEYPSWLSSSNDRKLLQKSSEEKIKVNVVVAKDGSGKYKSIKAALKAAPEKSKKRFVIYVKKGVYKENVRVEKTKWNIMIIGDGKDATVVSGNRNFIDGTPTFQSATFAVFGKGFVARDIGFVNTAGAAKHQAVALMSTADESVFYRCKMDAFQDTLYAHSNRQFYKECDIYGTVDFIFGNSAVVLQNCNILPRKPMSGQQNTITAQGKVDPNQNTGISIQNCSVMPWGNLTGINTFLGRPWKNYSTTVFMESNLGGLVHPNGWMPWVGITAPSTIFYAEYKNIGQGANTKNRVDWQGLKLGLTSKIASKFTVKPFIQGNKWLPAAGVPFKAGL comes from the exons ATGGCCTCTCTTAATCCATGGGGAAAGCTTGacgaacttgacaatgagaggcaCATGGCTCGTTTAAAGACGAGGAAGAGAATCATAATTATCGCCATATCATCCATAGTTCTTGTGTCCATCATTGTCGGTGCAGTGGTTGGAAGTGTTTCtcacaacaaaaacaaatctTCTCAACAAAATGATGATGTTTCATCGATGACCTCAACGATTAGTGCTGTATGCAATCTAACCCTCTATCCAGACTCGTGTATCTCCAGTCTTTCCCCTTTTGCTGCCAAAGGCAATGCTCTCAAACCTCAAGATATCTACAAGATGTCTGTTCTAGTTGCCCTCAACGAGCTCTCTGGTGCCTCGGACAACTTTTTAAAGAGTGATGCATTTAAAAACATCAATGATCCAGCAGCTGCTAAAGCTATCCAGAGTTGTCACGAGCTTCTATCCCTTGCATTTGATCATCTGAATGACACATTGTCCGTTGCTGAAACCTCGTTGCTCGATGCCTTTGATGATCTAAAGACATGGTTGAGTTCTGCAGGGACTTATCAGCAGACCTGTATTGATAGTTTTGAAAATGTCACATCAAATAGTGCCATACGAAAAGCTGCAGGACAGAGTTTGAACAACTCCACACGGTACACTAGTAACAGCTTAGCACTTATAAGCTCGTTAGAAAATTCCATTACAAGCTTAGCTGCTATCGGAAAGAGGAGGCGTTTGATGGGATGTGGAGATGATGATGAGTACCCGAGCTGGTTGTCATCATCAAATGACAGGAAATTGCTGCAGAAATCATCAGAAGAAAAGATAAAGGTGAATGTAGTAGTGGCTAAAGACGGTTCGGGGAAGTACAAGAGCATTAAGGCTGCACTAAAAGCTGCACCAGAGAAGAGCAAGAAGAGATTTGTGATCTATGTGAAAAAAGGTGTTTACAAAGAGAATGTTAGGGTTGAGAAGACTAAATggaatattatgattattggtGATGGAAAAGACGCTACCGTCGTTTCTGGTAACCGTAACTTTATTGATGGAACACCAACATTCCAAAGTGCCACCTTCG CTGTGTTTGGAAAGGGATTTGTGGCTCGTGATATTGGATTCGTAAACACAGCTGGTGCGGCGAAGCATCAAGCAGTAGCATTAATGTCAACAGCAGATGAATCAGTGTTCTACCGCTGCAAAATGGACGCGTTCCAAGACACTCTTTATGCTCATTCAAACAGACAATTCTACAAAGAATGTGATATCTATGGGACAGTAGATTTCATCTTTGGTAACTCAGCAGTTGTACTTCAAAACTGCAACATTCTTCCAAGAAAACCAATGAGTGGGCAACAGAACACTATCACAGCTCAAGGCAAAGTTGACCCAAATCAAAACACTGGAATTTCTATCCAAAACTGTAGCGTTATGCCGTGGGGAAACCTTACTGGGATCAACACATTTTTAGGAAGGCCATGGAAGAATTACTCAACAACTGTGTTCATGGAATCAAACTTGGGTGGTCTCGTTCATCCAAATGGATGGATGCCATGGGTTGGAATCACAGCTCCAAGTACCATTTTTTATGCTGAATATAAGAATATTGGACAAGGGGCAAATACAAAAAACAGAGTTGATTGGCAAGGCTTGAAATTGGGACTTACAAGTAAAATAGCAAGCAAGTTTACAGTTAAGCCTTTCATTCAGGGGAACAAATGGCTTCCTGCAGCTGGTGTTCCATTTAAGGCTGGTctttga